One window of uncultured Methanoregula sp. genomic DNA carries:
- a CDS encoding bifunctional precorrin-2 dehydrogenase/sirohydrochlorin ferrochelatase translates to MIPLFVDCSGRRILIFGGGDVAARKCAYFSGTCDVTVLSRSFSPAITALPVHREELDIKTVSDEALTTMLDHAFLVIAALSDPDENNRIGRICAAKKILFNNADGETGDVILPSVTRGKNYTIAISTGGNSPAVSRFLREHIEHDYPALEAMIDLQQRLRELLRETEPDQEERSAILRNVLADPVVWELVEQDPGRAFEDVMARYVHG, encoded by the coding sequence ATGATCCCTCTCTTCGTGGATTGCTCGGGCCGGCGCATTCTCATCTTCGGAGGGGGAGATGTGGCAGCACGGAAGTGCGCCTATTTTTCCGGAACCTGCGATGTCACGGTTTTGAGCCGCTCGTTCTCCCCGGCGATAACCGCTTTGCCCGTTCACCGCGAGGAGCTCGATATCAAAACCGTTTCGGATGAGGCCCTTACCACAATGCTGGACCATGCATTCCTCGTTATCGCAGCGCTTTCGGACCCGGACGAGAACAACCGGATCGGGCGGATCTGCGCTGCGAAGAAGATCCTGTTCAACAACGCGGACGGGGAGACCGGCGACGTGATCCTGCCATCGGTAACCCGGGGGAAGAACTACACGATCGCCATCAGCACCGGGGGAAACAGCCCCGCGGTTTCCCGGTTTCTCCGGGAGCATATCGAGCACGATTACCCGGCGCTCGAGGCCATGATCGATCTCCAGCAGCGCCTCCGCGAACTGCTCAGGGAGACCGAGCCCGACCAGGAAGAGCGCTCCGCCATCCTGCGGAACGTACTCGCCGATCCCGTGGTCTGGGAACTCGTGGAGCAGGATCCGGGCCGGGCCTTCGAGGATGTCATGGCGAGGTACGTCCATGGATGA
- the hemA gene encoding glutamyl-tRNA reductase has protein sequence MDEPASVPLVIAGVSHHMANVTTIEAFRFAGEEEFLAAARNRFPGILLLQTCNRVQVMVEGDEAGLRAFLEEQGRKDFFVHEGTSALRHLFLLASGVDSMIVGEDQILGQLKKALADAQEAGTASPFIELCINKAIHVGIEVRRRTSINRGSVSVGSAAVQLAEAEIGSLEGRHILVVGSGEMGLLVAQALAAKRLTAMYVANRTYGRAVILADKIGGKAVRMSELYHYITLSDVVISCTSAPHPVIHRQELARAMKDRCWPVEGHPRPLILVDIAQPRDVEEGADDVDGVRLFTIDNLRSVNEQTMSTRKAEAERAHAFVAEELTIFLRHLHRKNADDTLATLHTWAESVRSRERDRALARLGTADPRTVEIVDDLTRVLAKKLLTDATFAIRASAEEGDLAGAEALLRAITQGERIRDPVKRE, from the coding sequence ATGGATGAACCAGCCAGTGTCCCGCTCGTGATCGCCGGCGTCAGCCACCACATGGCCAACGTCACCACGATCGAAGCCTTCCGGTTCGCAGGCGAGGAAGAGTTCCTTGCAGCAGCCCGCAACCGCTTCCCCGGTATCCTCCTCCTCCAGACCTGCAACCGCGTCCAGGTGATGGTGGAGGGAGACGAGGCCGGGCTCCGGGCATTTCTCGAAGAGCAGGGCCGCAAAGATTTTTTCGTGCACGAAGGCACCAGTGCGCTCCGCCACCTCTTTTTGCTTGCATCCGGCGTCGACTCGATGATTGTCGGCGAAGACCAGATCCTCGGGCAGCTCAAAAAAGCGCTTGCAGATGCCCAGGAAGCCGGGACCGCGAGCCCGTTCATCGAGCTCTGCATCAACAAGGCGATCCACGTGGGTATCGAAGTGCGGAGACGGACCTCCATCAACCGGGGGTCAGTCTCGGTCGGGTCTGCCGCGGTGCAGCTGGCCGAAGCCGAGATCGGCAGCCTCGAAGGCCGGCATATCCTGGTCGTGGGCAGCGGCGAAATGGGGCTTCTTGTTGCCCAGGCGCTTGCCGCAAAGCGCCTCACGGCCATGTACGTGGCGAACCGGACCTATGGCCGGGCCGTCATCCTCGCGGACAAGATCGGCGGCAAGGCCGTGCGGATGTCCGAGCTGTACCATTACATCACGCTCTCGGACGTGGTGATCTCCTGCACCTCCGCTCCCCACCCGGTCATCCACCGGCAGGAACTTGCCCGGGCCATGAAGGACCGGTGCTGGCCGGTGGAAGGCCACCCCCGCCCGCTCATCCTCGTTGACATTGCCCAGCCCCGGGATGTCGAGGAAGGGGCGGATGACGTTGACGGCGTCCGGTTGTTCACCATCGACAATCTCCGCTCGGTCAACGAGCAGACCATGAGCACCCGGAAAGCCGAGGCGGAGCGGGCCCACGCGTTTGTTGCCGAAGAGCTCACCATCTTCCTCCGCCACCTGCACCGGAAAAATGCGGACGACACGCTTGCCACCCTGCACACCTGGGCCGAGAGCGTCCGGTCCCGCGAGCGGGATCGGGCACTCGCACGCCTTGGCACGGCAGATCCCCGGACGGTCGAGATTGTCGATGACCTGACCCGGGTGCTTGCCAAGAAACTGCTCACCGATGCCACGTTCGCCATCCGGGCCAGTGCGGAAGAAGGCGATCTTGCAGGCGCCGAGGCGCTGCTCCGGGCAATCACCCAGGGCGAGCGTATCCGGGATCCGGTCAAGCGGGAATGA
- a CDS encoding DUF2769 domain-containing protein, translated as MPGQNQEIGKRGGCICEPCPSYSECLRANDEFMFCVRGKTPNCMFDLKGCSCPTCPVHPTDKTLTTYFCAGGKGRQPR; from the coding sequence ATGCCAGGACAAAACCAGGAGATCGGGAAGAGGGGCGGATGTATCTGCGAGCCGTGCCCCAGTTACAGTGAGTGCCTGCGGGCAAACGATGAGTTCATGTTCTGCGTGCGGGGGAAAACGCCCAACTGCATGTTTGACCTGAAAGGCTGTTCGTGCCCGACATGCCCGGTTCATCCGACTGACAAAACCCTGACCACGTATTTCTGTGCCGGGGGCAAAGGCCGCCAGCCACGCTGA
- the hemB gene encoding porphobilinogen synthase — protein MRRRRTRHIQPLLREVTLSKDDLIAPLFVDESLTAPKPIEAMPGQFRYPVADSAAVARDLWALGIRAVLIFGIPRDKDAGGSSAYHPEGVVQQAVRRIKAEVKDMVVITDVCACEYTDHGHCGIVGETRNGPDLLNDPSLELMNRIAISHARSGADIVAPSCMLDGMVGSIRAALDDEGFEEVLIMSYSTKFASVLYGPFREAADSGFSFGDRSTYQIHPGNRQEALLESQMDADEGADILMVKPASFYLDILAEISVLGLPTAAYQVSGEYSMIKAAAANGWLKEKEAVLESLTCIKRAGADLIITYFAADAARWLDEA, from the coding sequence ATGAGACGAAGGAGGACAAGGCATATCCAGCCTCTCCTGCGCGAGGTCACGCTCTCGAAAGATGACCTGATCGCTCCCCTTTTTGTTGATGAGTCCTTGACAGCACCGAAACCGATCGAGGCCATGCCCGGCCAGTTCCGGTACCCGGTTGCGGATAGTGCGGCGGTTGCACGGGACCTGTGGGCGCTTGGGATCCGGGCCGTCCTCATCTTCGGCATTCCCCGGGACAAGGACGCCGGCGGCAGTTCTGCCTATCACCCGGAAGGCGTTGTGCAGCAGGCCGTGCGGCGGATCAAGGCGGAAGTCAAGGACATGGTCGTGATAACGGACGTGTGTGCCTGCGAGTACACGGACCACGGGCACTGCGGGATTGTCGGCGAGACCCGGAATGGTCCCGACCTTCTCAACGATCCCTCGCTCGAATTGATGAACCGGATCGCGATCAGCCATGCCCGGAGCGGGGCGGATATCGTAGCCCCGTCCTGCATGCTTGACGGCATGGTCGGCTCGATCCGGGCAGCGCTTGACGATGAGGGATTTGAGGAAGTGCTCATCATGTCCTACTCCACCAAGTTCGCCTCGGTGCTGTACGGCCCGTTCCGGGAAGCCGCGGATTCCGGTTTCTCGTTTGGCGACCGCTCGACCTACCAGATCCATCCTGGCAACCGGCAGGAAGCGCTCCTCGAATCCCAGATGGATGCGGACGAGGGCGCCGATATCCTGATGGTCAAGCCGGCCAGTTTCTACCTCGATATCCTTGCAGAGATCTCCGTCCTCGGCCTGCCAACAGCTGCCTACCAGGTGAGCGGGGAATATTCCATGATCAAGGCCGCTGCAGCAAACGGCTGGCTCAAGGAAAAAGAGGCTGTCCTTGAGAGCCTCACCTGCATCAAGCGTGCAGGAGCGGACCTGATCATCACGTATTTTGCTGCGGATGCAGCCAGGTGGCTTGATGAAGCCTGA
- the hemL gene encoding glutamate-1-semialdehyde 2,1-aminomutase, which yields MKPESSEQLFALAKTLMPGGVSSPVRAIKPYPFYTAQASGSHLTTVDGKTLLDCCMAYGPLILGHAHPHIREAIGNQLQDGWLYGTPSPLEPVFAKMITGDHPGMDMVRFVSSGSEATMAAIRLARGFTKKSDIVKIEGGFHGAHDAVLVKAGSGATTTGVPDSAGVLADLVAHTRQVPYNDAEALETLLSTHKDVAALIIEPVLGNIGPVLPDGNYLKEIREITKAHDVLLIFDEVITGYRLGIGGAQAKFGVKPDLTTLGKIIGGGLPIGAFGGRREIMEQVSPQGPVYQAGTFSGNPLSLTAGIATISWLHDHASLYGELDAKGRMLEESIGPKAGGSFVRIGSMFKYFFRSAPPKNYREVKECDTVSFGRFWSKMLDAGIFLPPSQFETNFLSAAHSDHDITTLAQAYTQWR from the coding sequence ATGAAGCCTGAATCAAGCGAGCAGTTGTTTGCGCTCGCAAAGACCCTGATGCCCGGCGGCGTCAGCAGCCCGGTCAGGGCCATCAAGCCGTACCCGTTTTACACGGCACAAGCGTCCGGCTCCCACCTGACCACCGTCGATGGCAAGACCCTCCTTGACTGCTGCATGGCCTATGGTCCGCTCATCCTCGGTCATGCACACCCGCATATACGGGAAGCCATCGGGAACCAGCTCCAGGACGGCTGGCTCTACGGCACCCCCTCCCCCCTCGAACCGGTATTTGCGAAGATGATCACGGGAGATCACCCGGGCATGGACATGGTCCGGTTCGTATCAAGCGGTTCCGAGGCAACGATGGCCGCCATTCGGCTCGCCCGGGGATTCACGAAAAAGTCGGATATCGTGAAGATCGAAGGCGGTTTCCACGGCGCCCACGATGCGGTGCTGGTCAAAGCCGGCTCCGGCGCAACAACAACCGGTGTCCCTGACTCAGCGGGGGTGCTCGCCGATCTCGTGGCCCACACCCGGCAGGTGCCCTACAATGATGCCGAAGCGCTTGAAACCCTGCTCTCCACCCATAAGGACGTGGCAGCGCTCATCATCGAACCGGTCCTCGGCAACATCGGGCCGGTCCTGCCGGACGGGAATTACCTCAAAGAGATCCGGGAGATAACAAAAGCCCACGATGTTCTCCTGATCTTCGATGAAGTGATCACGGGCTACCGGCTCGGTATCGGCGGGGCCCAGGCAAAGTTTGGCGTGAAACCCGATCTCACCACGCTCGGCAAGATCATTGGCGGTGGGCTTCCCATCGGCGCCTTTGGCGGCCGGCGGGAGATCATGGAGCAGGTCTCGCCGCAGGGGCCGGTGTACCAGGCCGGGACGTTCTCGGGGAACCCGCTCTCGCTCACGGCAGGCATCGCGACCATCTCGTGGCTGCATGACCATGCATCCCTCTATGGCGAGTTGGACGCGAAGGGTCGGATGCTCGAAGAGTCGATCGGCCCGAAAGCCGGCGGCTCGTTTGTCCGGATCGGGTCGATGTTCAAGTATTTCTTCCGGTCCGCTCCCCCGAAAAATTACCGGGAAGTCAAGGAGTGCGACACCGTATCCTTTGGCCGGTTCTGGTCAAAGATGCTGGATGCTGGGATCTTCCTGCCCCCGTCCCAGTTTGAGACCAACTTCCTTTCAGCAGCGCACAGCGATCACGACATAACCACACTTGCACAGGCGTACACACAATGGCGATAA
- the hemC gene encoding hydroxymethylbilane synthase, with translation MAITIGTRGSKLALAQTTTVCKKLEALGIETKTVVINTQGDTSTQVPLHEIGGQGVFVRALDDAILAGDIDCAVHSMKDIPAYRPSGLFTSAILKRDSAADYLAYNGSIGGVRIIGTSSTRRKAQLLRHDPDITIRELRGNVDTRLRKLNAGEYDAIMLAEAGLTRLGLRIPGERFPAEKFVPSPNQGTIAVVSRADPSLMEVLSALDHPQTRTDVMYERAVMEKLGGGCFTPLGIYCRAGHLIAEVLSLDGQQTERIEVDVTSIEEAREQGRQLQVRAQGLIDAAYKQLGIAHEG, from the coding sequence ATGGCGATAACCATAGGAACGCGGGGCAGCAAGCTCGCCCTGGCTCAGACAACAACGGTCTGCAAAAAACTCGAGGCGCTGGGCATCGAGACAAAGACCGTAGTCATCAACACGCAGGGTGACACCTCAACGCAGGTCCCGCTCCACGAGATCGGCGGCCAGGGCGTTTTTGTCCGGGCGCTTGACGATGCCATCCTTGCCGGGGATATTGACTGCGCAGTGCACAGCATGAAAGATATCCCGGCCTACCGCCCGAGCGGGCTTTTCACATCGGCTATACTCAAGCGTGATTCGGCTGCGGATTACCTGGCATACAACGGTTCGATTGGAGGCGTCCGGATCATCGGCACCTCCAGCACCCGGCGAAAAGCCCAGCTTCTCCGGCACGACCCGGATATTACGATCCGGGAACTGCGGGGCAACGTGGATACGAGGCTCCGGAAGCTCAATGCCGGGGAATACGATGCCATCATGCTCGCGGAAGCGGGCCTCACGAGGCTTGGTCTCCGCATACCGGGCGAGCGGTTCCCGGCCGAGAAGTTCGTCCCGTCCCCCAACCAGGGAACCATCGCAGTGGTGAGCCGGGCGGACCCGTCGTTGATGGAAGTGCTCTCGGCGCTCGACCACCCGCAGACCCGGACCGATGTCATGTACGAGCGTGCCGTGATGGAGAAACTGGGTGGCGGTTGTTTCACGCCGCTTGGCATCTACTGCCGGGCCGGGCACCTGATCGCCGAAGTCCTCTCCCTTGACGGCCAGCAGACCGAACGGATCGAAGTCGATGTAACCTCTATTGAAGAAGCCCGCGAGCAGGGGCGTCAGCTGCAGGTCAGGGCCCAGGGGCTCATCGATGCAGCATACAAACAACTGGGGATTGCACATGAAGGGTAA
- the cobA gene encoding uroporphyrinogen-III C-methyltransferase has product MKGKVYLVGSGPGAEGLLTQRGRAVIDKADVVLFDQLPGEEILATLPAKAEKIDCGKFGGKHILEQDEIEALMVDRAQKGKIVVRLKGGDPFLFGRGGEELETVRAAGIPVEMVPGISSALAVPASMGIPLTHRKYASQVTILTGNEDPTKPEPALDWKLLAQGRGTIVILMGVANLGKIAEVLVQNKKPATTPVAIIERGLRKDRRVTTGTLADIAAIAKKAGVKPPAVIVIGDVVNLYDPEEPDLIPFGS; this is encoded by the coding sequence ATGAAGGGTAAAGTGTATCTGGTGGGCTCAGGCCCCGGCGCGGAAGGTCTTCTTACGCAGCGGGGGCGGGCTGTAATAGACAAGGCCGACGTGGTGCTGTTCGACCAGCTCCCGGGCGAGGAGATCCTTGCAACGCTCCCGGCAAAGGCCGAGAAGATCGATTGCGGGAAGTTTGGCGGGAAGCATATTCTCGAACAGGACGAGATCGAGGCCCTGATGGTGGACCGGGCACAGAAAGGGAAGATCGTTGTCCGGCTCAAGGGCGGCGACCCGTTCCTGTTCGGCCGGGGCGGCGAGGAACTGGAGACCGTCCGGGCAGCCGGCATCCCGGTCGAGATGGTGCCGGGTATCTCCAGCGCACTCGCGGTACCGGCATCGATGGGAATTCCCCTGACGCACCGCAAGTACGCGTCGCAGGTCACGATCCTGACCGGCAACGAGGACCCGACCAAGCCCGAGCCTGCGCTGGACTGGAAACTGCTGGCACAGGGCCGGGGAACGATCGTTATCCTTATGGGGGTTGCCAACCTTGGAAAGATTGCCGAGGTCCTGGTACAGAACAAGAAACCTGCAACAACCCCGGTTGCGATTATCGAGCGCGGCCTCCGGAAGGATCGCCGCGTGACCACCGGCACCCTTGCCGATATCGCGGCCATTGCAAAGAAGGCGGGGGTAAAACCCCCGGCCGTGATCGTTATCGGCGATGTCGTGAACCTCTATGATCCGGAAGAGCCGGACCTGATACCCTTTGGGAGCTGA
- a CDS encoding phosphate-starvation-inducible PsiE family protein translates to MVEYTKLFEEIIDRFEKIVYAVIIIMLIVVLLGAMYELVQLMKLYLLDETPLVLVSSEVIGLLGAFLLVLIVVELLDTIKAYFKENKIHVEIVILLAIIAVARKVLLLDRTGISPSEYNFELISVGVIVLCLTAGYYLVKRAGITVGPDGIQRSG, encoded by the coding sequence ATGGTTGAGTATACGAAACTATTTGAAGAAATTATCGATCGATTTGAAAAGATCGTCTATGCCGTGATCATCATCATGCTCATAGTGGTGCTGCTGGGGGCAATGTACGAGCTTGTCCAGCTCATGAAGTTGTATCTGTTGGATGAAACTCCCCTCGTCCTGGTATCGTCAGAGGTTATCGGGCTGCTTGGCGCCTTCCTGCTGGTGCTCATCGTTGTCGAACTGCTCGATACGATCAAGGCATACTTCAAGGAGAACAAGATCCACGTGGAGATCGTTATCCTGCTCGCAATAATAGCCGTGGCACGAAAAGTGCTCCTGCTTGACCGGACCGGCATCTCCCCTTCCGAATACAATTTCGAACTCATAAGTGTTGGTGTGATTGTCCTTTGCCTGACTGCCGGGTACTACCTGGTCAAAAGGGCAGGCATCACGGTTGGGCCGGACGGGATCCAGAGAAGCGGGTGA
- a CDS encoding archaellin/type IV pilin N-terminal domain-containing protein translates to MKIFRNDRAFTGLEAAIVLIAFVVVAAVFSYVVLGAGFFTTQKSQEVVHTGVQQASSTLEIVGNIYGTGTPATSIDTINFSAALAPGGTPVDFDKVVITYSNSSTLETLTRVGKGQTPGAGQWSIATVQNEVTVDDVLEKGEQFDVMATPTHAILKNDQFSLEIKPAVGAALGITRTAPASIQKVNVIY, encoded by the coding sequence ATGAAAATATTCAGAAATGATAGAGCGTTCACCGGTCTCGAAGCGGCAATTGTGCTCATTGCATTCGTTGTCGTTGCGGCGGTGTTCTCGTACGTGGTGCTCGGCGCCGGTTTCTTCACAACCCAGAAGAGCCAGGAAGTCGTCCACACGGGTGTACAGCAGGCGAGTTCGACCCTTGAAATCGTTGGTAATATCTATGGCACCGGTACGCCGGCAACGTCAATCGATACCATCAATTTCTCGGCTGCGTTAGCCCCCGGCGGAACGCCGGTCGACTTTGACAAGGTTGTCATTACCTACAGTAATTCATCGACCCTCGAAACACTGACCCGTGTCGGGAAAGGACAAACACCAGGTGCGGGACAATGGTCCATTGCCACGGTTCAGAACGAAGTTACGGTGGATGATGTTCTTGAAAAAGGCGAACAGTTCGATGTTATGGCAACGCCAACCCACGCGATTCTCAAGAACGATCAGTTCTCGCTGGAGATCAAACCGGCCGTTGGTGCGGCACTCGGTATCACCCGTACAGCTCCCGCTTCAATCCAGAAAGTGAATGTCATTTACTAA
- a CDS encoding NAD(P)/FAD-dependent oxidoreductase has product MEEPECVIIGGGPAGLFCAIHAAAAGCRVLLLEKNAQPGAKLLLAGSGQCNITHDGEIRDFATHYGDHGKFLKPALMSFTNQDLTGFFRDRGLPVMTEENGKIFPATRSSADVLEILLAECRKQGVTIRCNEPVTGLARSGESFAVATGIATYRTPVVVITTGGASYPKCGTTGDGYRLVAGLGQPVTDIAPALAPLLIRPFPFAALAGISFEGMHFTVWREGKKAGDYAGDVLFTHLGLSGPGILDASRDIRPGDVIRLSFAGPMRREEFAADIAKRAAENTGWQVSTILAKYPIPERLNRKLLKLSGIEEDLKCAHFSANLRAALVTNCTEFPLTVTALGEYSVAMVTRGGVALDDVNQKTMESKIVPGLYFAGEVLDVDGDTGGYNLQAAFSTGFLAGTMIGKRHISP; this is encoded by the coding sequence ATGGAGGAGCCAGAGTGCGTCATTATCGGGGGAGGGCCGGCCGGCCTCTTTTGCGCAATCCATGCGGCCGCTGCCGGTTGCCGGGTTCTCCTTCTTGAGAAAAATGCCCAGCCCGGCGCGAAACTCCTGCTGGCCGGGTCCGGGCAGTGCAATATCACGCATGACGGGGAAATCCGGGATTTCGCCACCCATTACGGCGACCACGGGAAATTTTTGAAACCGGCCCTCATGTCTTTCACGAACCAGGATCTCACCGGTTTTTTCCGTGACAGGGGGCTTCCGGTGATGACGGAAGAGAACGGCAAGATCTTCCCGGCAACGCGGAGCTCTGCCGATGTACTGGAGATCCTTCTTGCAGAATGCAGGAAGCAGGGTGTGACCATACGGTGCAATGAACCGGTCACCGGTCTTGCCCGGAGCGGTGAATCGTTCGCGGTCGCGACCGGGATCGCCACGTACCGAACTCCCGTGGTGGTCATTACCACGGGAGGGGCATCGTACCCGAAGTGCGGGACTACCGGGGACGGGTACCGCCTTGTTGCCGGGCTCGGCCAGCCGGTAACGGATATTGCACCCGCCCTTGCCCCGCTCCTGATCCGTCCCTTCCCGTTCGCAGCCCTTGCGGGTATCTCGTTCGAAGGAATGCACTTCACAGTATGGCGGGAGGGCAAAAAAGCGGGCGATTACGCCGGGGATGTCCTCTTTACGCACCTTGGCTTGTCCGGGCCGGGCATCCTCGATGCCTCGCGGGACATCCGGCCGGGCGATGTAATCCGGCTCTCGTTTGCCGGCCCCATGCGCCGCGAGGAGTTTGCGGCCGACATTGCGAAGCGGGCAGCGGAAAATACCGGCTGGCAGGTAAGCACGATCCTTGCGAAGTACCCGATTCCCGAACGGCTGAACCGGAAACTGTTGAAACTCTCCGGCATTGAAGAGGATCTCAAGTGCGCCCACTTCTCTGCGAACCTTCGGGCAGCACTGGTGACGAACTGCACGGAGTTTCCGCTGACAGTCACCGCTCTCGGCGAATATTCCGTTGCCATGGTGACCCGGGGCGGGGTTGCACTCGATGACGTGAACCAGAAGACCATGGAATCAAAGATCGTGCCGGGCCTGTATTTTGCCGGGGAAGTGCTGGATGTTGACGGGGATACCGGGGGATACAACCTGCAGGCTGCGTTCTCGACCGGGTTCCTGGCCGGGACAATGATCGGGAAGAGGCACATCAGCCCGTGA
- a CDS encoding PAS domain-containing sensor histidine kinase produces the protein MPTGIKIPENELPGEEIVRDYELRYRMMAENTALGMFLVTSGPEGRILSVNRVIGRMLGYDRPEDLVGKPASELFIWSREIGDLESDLVKEGSVVGREICLKLKDGSELWVSFQAWKLGTTDNGLMILEGFVEDITERRVSEQEMHFHDSELNRYALALAQANKKLNLLSSITRHDILNKLTGLGGYMELMKMDFSDPKLHEYLTIQEDILQVIVHQIQFTKDYQGIGVESPQWFNVKETILVATGGLTLPPGTLSVETGDLWIYADPMLEKVFYNLIENALRHGGNLTRIAFTTEVSNDTARIICEDNGCGVPEQFKEAIFVRRHFKNTGFGLFLSREILGITGLSILENGVPGKGARFVITVPRGYFRSGMQAGE, from the coding sequence ATGCCAACAGGAATAAAAATTCCGGAAAACGAGCTGCCCGGTGAAGAGATCGTGCGGGACTATGAGCTCAGATACCGCATGATGGCAGAGAACACTGCCCTGGGAATGTTCCTCGTGACCTCCGGCCCGGAGGGGCGGATACTCTCCGTAAACCGGGTCATAGGCCGGATGCTCGGGTACGACCGGCCGGAAGATCTTGTCGGCAAACCCGCAAGCGAGCTGTTTATCTGGTCCCGCGAGATCGGAGATCTTGAATCCGATCTTGTGAAGGAAGGGTCTGTTGTCGGCAGAGAAATCTGCCTGAAACTTAAAGACGGGTCGGAGCTCTGGGTTTCGTTCCAGGCCTGGAAACTGGGAACTACTGACAACGGACTCATGATACTGGAAGGTTTTGTCGAGGATATCACCGAACGCAGGGTATCTGAACAGGAGATGCACTTCCATGATTCCGAGCTGAACCGGTACGCCCTTGCGCTTGCCCAGGCAAACAAGAAACTCAACCTTCTTTCGAGCATCACCCGGCATGATATCCTCAATAAGCTCACCGGCCTTGGGGGATACATGGAACTGATGAAAATGGATTTTTCAGATCCCAAACTCCACGAATACCTCACGATCCAGGAAGATATCCTCCAGGTAATCGTCCACCAGATCCAGTTCACGAAGGACTACCAGGGTATCGGCGTAGAGTCTCCCCAGTGGTTTAATGTAAAAGAGACTATCCTGGTGGCGACCGGGGGCCTGACGCTCCCACCGGGAACCCTTTCTGTTGAGACCGGCGATCTCTGGATATATGCAGATCCGATGCTCGAGAAAGTTTTCTACAACCTTATCGAGAATGCCCTCCGGCATGGCGGGAACCTGACCCGGATCGCGTTCACAACAGAAGTTTCCAATGATACAGCCCGGATCATCTGCGAGGATAACGGTTGCGGCGTTCCGGAACAGTTCAAGGAAGCAATCTTTGTCCGCAGGCATTTTAAAAATACCGGCTTTGGCCTTTTCCTTTCACGTGAGATCCTGGGCATCACCGGCCTCTCGATCCTGGAGAATGGCGTTCCCGGCAAAGGTGCGCGGTTTGTAATAACCGTTCCCCGGGGATATTTCCGGTCGGGGATGCAGGCCGGTGAATAA